In the genome of Andrena cerasifolii isolate SP2316 chromosome 5, iyAndCera1_principal, whole genome shotgun sequence, one region contains:
- the LOC143368940 gene encoding uncharacterized protein LOC143368940 isoform X2 gives MHKQNIQDTMDLLSNGLSGSAMACPVCTLYLREGISLQRHLDTHPKEQVIEALIKASTNSSHLQQTQLLPSAPTTSSSVQSPQSTPPVAQNTHLSAQSPYPIGPVFECPPIGTMMPPQFASFSYQQFVNNGTMMIPQYAMAPQANQMMQMLYNPYGMYQQQQMPTVQMISPVATIPNTARVRPVAGETSGRTAITVSVNNSEPKQILPEILPEPEQESEQVLPDINLPVSPPSLNEDDCMGQNESETSAIQIGHEDQEAHNSGSEDQHTIQNEYNSIPRPLAITCNVADTADDKVESVLPDIDDGESLHVVNADVQCKSVNYESSDMQGYVHRYEDEEQNNKVIMPEVSSMIKENEIEEITTEKVPFGEEINASTGTSSQAAVGGALRESAQPEVEQLERLLITIMESEFNNGTQKESNAEHDGKRIDGAKQSPPPERAESVIQETAASTSIEHEDSCKSDIEIKVTETSEIDVDSDENKSSYLSYRYKNSLSAPASPITEKRPRRTYSVCSDFGSTDNLNCYPVGFDAHALQDEEDNEDEKNEAEDNFDEADMEIEEIPSPHTPFIKYGENMDHVRSHTPLSVSSGISVLRVRKDLSKPCSPASVHSFCHMDTNSLSHDEESNATMDALPEKDPISCSPIEQDVKADQSELSLRENVEKEMDGNSAYQSVITEHMSSFPTIHSQQSTSAHEPYHAPSKSHNLINLSESNGIASSSDSKSFHSSKSIVQKQSMELLSLNEDAHAGPMNVFEYDGLQILVPSTFISDSSQKAVSATSQQSMASSEGGVGIDEEVKSINMRADETMPPRGELSEQESNGCTEQSAWQLYAGQESSRMSTSYDLMARESWEESDGSDNEIGGPLLDSRSLATHFTSSLFLDRDRKTPTRRTFKCYHCPEVFDCPKERRVHSTTTHKEAGPSSSKDTTDQPEVYMLNKLIINLFCINSNHRNHQI, from the exons ATGCATAAACAAAATATCCAAGACACAATGGATCTCCTAAGCAATGGATTATCAGGCAGTGCAATGGCTTGTCCAGTATGTACCCTCTATTTGCGCGAGGGTATCAGCTTGCAAAGACATTTGGACACTCATCCGAAGGAACAAGTCATTGAAGCCCTTATCAAAGCTAGTACTAATTCTTcgcatttgcaacaaacccagTTATTGCCATCCGCGCCCACGACATCTTCGTCTGTACAATCGCCGCAAAGCACGCCTCCAGTTGCGCAAAATACTCATCTCTCAGCCCAATCTCCGTATCCTATAGGACCTGTTTTCGAGTGTCCGCCGATCGGCACCATGATGCCACCGCAGTTCGCCTCGTTTAGTTATCAACAATTTGTAAATAATGGCACTATGATGATACCGCAATACGCGATGGCCCCGCAAGCAAATCAAATGATGCAGATGCTCTATAATCCGTACGGTATGTATCAGCAGCAACAGATGCCAACTGTTCAGATGATCTCACCAGTTGCGACTATACCTAATACAGCTAGAGTCAGGCCAGTGGCTGGTGAAACAAGTGGTAGGACTGCGATCACCGTGTCTGTAAATAATTCCGAGCCAAAACAAATCTTACCTGAGATTCTGCCCGAACCGGAACAAGAATCCGAGCAAGTGTTACCGGACATTAATCTTCCAGTGTCCCCTCCATCGTTAAACGAAGATGATTGTATGGGGCAGAATGAAAGTGAAACTAGTGCAATTCAAATAGGACACGAAGACCAAGAAGCCCATAACTCGGGTAGCGAAGATCAGCATACTATACAGAACGAATACAATAGCATTCCAAGACCATTGGCAATCACTTGTAATGTCGCTGATACCGCAGATGATAAAGTTGAGAGCGTACTGCCAGATATCGACGATGGGGAGTCGTTACACGTTGTTAACGCGGATGTTCAATGTAAATCTGTTAATTACGAATCTTCGGATATGCAGGGATATGTGCATAGATACGAAGACGAAGAACAGAACAATAAAGTTATTATGCCTGAAGTGTCATCTATGATAAAAGAGAATGAAATCGAAGAAATAACTACCGAAAAAGTTCCTTTTGGAGAAGAAATAAATGCAAGCACGGGTACCTCGTCTCAGGCAGCTGTAGGAGGTGCGCTAAGAGAGTCTGCTCAACCTGAAGTAGAACAATTAGAACGTCTTTTAATCACTATTATGGAATCTGAATTTAATAATGGAACGCAAAAAGAATCTAATGCCGAACATGATGGAAAGAGAATTGACGGCGCAAAACAGAGTCCACCCCCAGAAAGAGCGGAAAGTGTGATCCAAGAAACAGCAGCCAGTACTTCCATTGAACACGAAGACAGTTGTAAGTCTGATATAGAGATAAAAGTTACTGAAACTTCAGAAATTGATGTAGATAGTGATGAAAATAAGAGTTCTTATCTTTCATACCGTTATAAGAACAGTTTATCTGCACCTGCGTCGCCAATTACAGAAAAGAGACCCCGCAGAACCTACTCTGTTTGTTCAGATTTCGGTTCGACCGATAATCTCAATTGTTATCCAGTTGGTTTTGATGCACATGCATTACAGGATGAAGAAGACAATGAGGATGAGAAAAACGAAGCAGAAGACAACTTTGATGAGGCAGATATGGAAATAGAAGAAATACCTAGCCCGCACACACCTTTTATTAAGTACGGAGAGAATATGGATCACGTTAGATCGCATACACCGCTATCCGTAAGCAGCGGTATTTCTGTGCTAAGAGTTAGAAAGGATCTCAGTAAACCATGCTCACCCGCGTCGGTGCATTCATTTTGTCATATGGATACTAATAGTTTAAGTCACGACGAAGAGAGTAACGCAACGATGGATGCATTACCAGAGAAAGATCCTATTAGTTGTTCTCCGATCGAGCAGGACGTAAAAGCAGATCAGTCGGAGCTTTCTTTACGCGAGAATGTTGAGAAAGAAATGGATGGGAATTCAGCATATCAATCTGTAATCACCGAGCATATGAGCTCGTTTCCTACAATTCATTCGCAACAATCGACGTCCGCACACGAACCGTATCATGCACCAAGTAAAAGTCATAATCTTATAAATTTGTCGGAATCTAATGGTATCGCTAGTAGTTCTGACTCAAAGAGTTTCCACTCTTCTAAATCAATTGTACAAAAGCAATCGATGGAACTCCTTAGTTTAAACGAAGATGCCCATGCAGGTCCAATGAATGTTTTTGAATACGATGGGCTTCAGATCTTAGTTCCTAGTACATTTATAAGTGATTCTTCGCAAAAAGCTGTTAGCGCTACCAGTCAGCAATCTATGGCGAGTAGCGAAGGTGGAGTAGGTATAGATGAAGAAGTCAAAAGCATAAACATGAGGGCTGACGAGACTATGCCACCTAGAGGTGAATTATCAGAGCAGGAAAGCAATGGATGTACAGAACAATCTGCTTGGCAG CTGTACGCTGGTCAGGAATCGTCACGCATGTCAACTTCCTATGACCTGATGGCACGCGAAAGTTGGGAAGAATCGGATGGGTCAGACAATGAGATTGGCGGCCCATTATTGGATAGCAGATCTTTAGCTACCCATTTTACGTCGAGTTTATTCCTAGACCGAGATAGAAAAACTCCAACGAGAAGAACATTTAAATGTTATCATTGCCCAGAGGTATTTGATTGTCCGAAAGAACGCAGAGTACATAGTACTACAACGCACAAAGAAGCTGGACCGAGCAGCAGTAAAGATACTACAGATCAACCAGAG GTTTACATGCTCAACAAGCTTATCATCAACCTCTTTTGCATCAACTCCAACCACCGCAATCATCAGATTTGA
- the LOC143368940 gene encoding uncharacterized protein LOC143368940 isoform X1: MHKQNIQDTMDLLSNGLSGSAMACPVCTLYLREGISLQRHLDTHPKEQVIEALIKASTNSSHLQQTQLLPSAPTTSSSVQSPQSTPPVAQNTHLSAQSPYPIGPVFECPPIGTMMPPQFASFSYQQFVNNGTMMIPQYAMAPQANQMMQMLYNPYGMYQQQQMPTVQMISPVATIPNTARVRPVAGETSGRTAITVSVNNSEPKQILPEILPEPEQESEQVLPDINLPVSPPSLNEDDCMGQNESETSAIQIGHEDQEAHNSGSEDQHTIQNEYNSIPRPLAITCNVADTADDKVESVLPDIDDGESLHVVNADVQCKSVNYESSDMQGYVHRYEDEEQNNKVIMPEVSSMIKENEIEEITTEKVPFGEEINASTGTSSQAAVGGALRESAQPEVEQLERLLITIMESEFNNGTQKESNAEHDGKRIDGAKQSPPPERAESVIQETAASTSIEHEDSCKSDIEIKVTETSEIDVDSDENKSSYLSYRYKNSLSAPASPITEKRPRRTYSVCSDFGSTDNLNCYPVGFDAHALQDEEDNEDEKNEAEDNFDEADMEIEEIPSPHTPFIKYGENMDHVRSHTPLSVSSGISVLRVRKDLSKPCSPASVHSFCHMDTNSLSHDEESNATMDALPEKDPISCSPIEQDVKADQSELSLRENVEKEMDGNSAYQSVITEHMSSFPTIHSQQSTSAHEPYHAPSKSHNLINLSESNGIASSSDSKSFHSSKSIVQKQSMELLSLNEDAHAGPMNVFEYDGLQILVPSTFISDSSQKAVSATSQQSMASSEGGVGIDEEVKSINMRADETMPPRGELSEQESNGCTEQSAWQLYAGQESSRMSTSYDLMARESWEESDGSDNEIGGPLLDSRSLATHFTSSLFLDRDRKTPTRRTFKCYHCPEVFDCPKERRVHSTTTHKEAGPSSSKDTTDQPEVKDIKLLDGRMNVFEDIFVPGLHAQQAYHQPLLHQLQPPQSSDLTAKVEPDEKMETLVLPSKIEVICTMCNQRFASEKSLQLHHRTVHIEETAKRIRENTKCQICQEEFSSVLLFNAHLKVHPLECSQCGKYFYRKQNFKLHMKRHLGIKPFPCKVCDKAFLTKQKLDEHTNGHTGNAPVKCNLCNETFRRYSNLTQHKNRHHLNIKKKLKDYICQCGEIFHTKKKLAWHKETHDEKPKACTYCNERFIHMASLTRHMRRAHNRRFVPDAQREGENVECPICKCIYLRSSLSVHMRVHNGDRPYECQVCSKAFSTKWNLQLHKWTHAARSSKPFKCNQCSAAFYRHSDYTAHMNSHRNVRPYTCNYCGAQFIRKYNCLRHVKEHEENKAYTCDVCNKTFHRSYYLKEHLRVHSGARPYTCHICGKSSGTKSNHNKHVRIHHAREPINTEN, translated from the exons ATGCATAAACAAAATATCCAAGACACAATGGATCTCCTAAGCAATGGATTATCAGGCAGTGCAATGGCTTGTCCAGTATGTACCCTCTATTTGCGCGAGGGTATCAGCTTGCAAAGACATTTGGACACTCATCCGAAGGAACAAGTCATTGAAGCCCTTATCAAAGCTAGTACTAATTCTTcgcatttgcaacaaacccagTTATTGCCATCCGCGCCCACGACATCTTCGTCTGTACAATCGCCGCAAAGCACGCCTCCAGTTGCGCAAAATACTCATCTCTCAGCCCAATCTCCGTATCCTATAGGACCTGTTTTCGAGTGTCCGCCGATCGGCACCATGATGCCACCGCAGTTCGCCTCGTTTAGTTATCAACAATTTGTAAATAATGGCACTATGATGATACCGCAATACGCGATGGCCCCGCAAGCAAATCAAATGATGCAGATGCTCTATAATCCGTACGGTATGTATCAGCAGCAACAGATGCCAACTGTTCAGATGATCTCACCAGTTGCGACTATACCTAATACAGCTAGAGTCAGGCCAGTGGCTGGTGAAACAAGTGGTAGGACTGCGATCACCGTGTCTGTAAATAATTCCGAGCCAAAACAAATCTTACCTGAGATTCTGCCCGAACCGGAACAAGAATCCGAGCAAGTGTTACCGGACATTAATCTTCCAGTGTCCCCTCCATCGTTAAACGAAGATGATTGTATGGGGCAGAATGAAAGTGAAACTAGTGCAATTCAAATAGGACACGAAGACCAAGAAGCCCATAACTCGGGTAGCGAAGATCAGCATACTATACAGAACGAATACAATAGCATTCCAAGACCATTGGCAATCACTTGTAATGTCGCTGATACCGCAGATGATAAAGTTGAGAGCGTACTGCCAGATATCGACGATGGGGAGTCGTTACACGTTGTTAACGCGGATGTTCAATGTAAATCTGTTAATTACGAATCTTCGGATATGCAGGGATATGTGCATAGATACGAAGACGAAGAACAGAACAATAAAGTTATTATGCCTGAAGTGTCATCTATGATAAAAGAGAATGAAATCGAAGAAATAACTACCGAAAAAGTTCCTTTTGGAGAAGAAATAAATGCAAGCACGGGTACCTCGTCTCAGGCAGCTGTAGGAGGTGCGCTAAGAGAGTCTGCTCAACCTGAAGTAGAACAATTAGAACGTCTTTTAATCACTATTATGGAATCTGAATTTAATAATGGAACGCAAAAAGAATCTAATGCCGAACATGATGGAAAGAGAATTGACGGCGCAAAACAGAGTCCACCCCCAGAAAGAGCGGAAAGTGTGATCCAAGAAACAGCAGCCAGTACTTCCATTGAACACGAAGACAGTTGTAAGTCTGATATAGAGATAAAAGTTACTGAAACTTCAGAAATTGATGTAGATAGTGATGAAAATAAGAGTTCTTATCTTTCATACCGTTATAAGAACAGTTTATCTGCACCTGCGTCGCCAATTACAGAAAAGAGACCCCGCAGAACCTACTCTGTTTGTTCAGATTTCGGTTCGACCGATAATCTCAATTGTTATCCAGTTGGTTTTGATGCACATGCATTACAGGATGAAGAAGACAATGAGGATGAGAAAAACGAAGCAGAAGACAACTTTGATGAGGCAGATATGGAAATAGAAGAAATACCTAGCCCGCACACACCTTTTATTAAGTACGGAGAGAATATGGATCACGTTAGATCGCATACACCGCTATCCGTAAGCAGCGGTATTTCTGTGCTAAGAGTTAGAAAGGATCTCAGTAAACCATGCTCACCCGCGTCGGTGCATTCATTTTGTCATATGGATACTAATAGTTTAAGTCACGACGAAGAGAGTAACGCAACGATGGATGCATTACCAGAGAAAGATCCTATTAGTTGTTCTCCGATCGAGCAGGACGTAAAAGCAGATCAGTCGGAGCTTTCTTTACGCGAGAATGTTGAGAAAGAAATGGATGGGAATTCAGCATATCAATCTGTAATCACCGAGCATATGAGCTCGTTTCCTACAATTCATTCGCAACAATCGACGTCCGCACACGAACCGTATCATGCACCAAGTAAAAGTCATAATCTTATAAATTTGTCGGAATCTAATGGTATCGCTAGTAGTTCTGACTCAAAGAGTTTCCACTCTTCTAAATCAATTGTACAAAAGCAATCGATGGAACTCCTTAGTTTAAACGAAGATGCCCATGCAGGTCCAATGAATGTTTTTGAATACGATGGGCTTCAGATCTTAGTTCCTAGTACATTTATAAGTGATTCTTCGCAAAAAGCTGTTAGCGCTACCAGTCAGCAATCTATGGCGAGTAGCGAAGGTGGAGTAGGTATAGATGAAGAAGTCAAAAGCATAAACATGAGGGCTGACGAGACTATGCCACCTAGAGGTGAATTATCAGAGCAGGAAAGCAATGGATGTACAGAACAATCTGCTTGGCAG CTGTACGCTGGTCAGGAATCGTCACGCATGTCAACTTCCTATGACCTGATGGCACGCGAAAGTTGGGAAGAATCGGATGGGTCAGACAATGAGATTGGCGGCCCATTATTGGATAGCAGATCTTTAGCTACCCATTTTACGTCGAGTTTATTCCTAGACCGAGATAGAAAAACTCCAACGAGAAGAACATTTAAATGTTATCATTGCCCAGAGGTATTTGATTGTCCGAAAGAACGCAGAGTACATAGTACTACAACGCACAAAGAAGCTGGACCGAGCAGCAGTAAAGATACTACAGATCAACCAGAGGTAAAGGATATCAAGTTACTGGACGGCCGCATGAATGTGTTTGAGGATATTTTTGTACCAGGTTTACATGCTCAACAAGCTTATCATCAACCTCTTTTGCATCAACTCCAACCACCGCAATCATCAGATTTGACTGCGAAAGTAGAGCCCGACGAGAAAATGGAAACGTTAGTATTACCGTCGAAAATCGAGGTGATCTGTACGATGTGCAATCAAAGATTCGCTAGTGAAAAGTCGTTGCAACTGCACCATAGAACAGTACACATTGAGGAAACAGCAAAACGAATTCGCGAGAACACTAAATGCCAGATCTGCCAGGAAGAGTTCTCTTCGGTCTTATTGTTTAATGCCCATCTAAAGGTACATCCATTAGAGTGCAGCCAATGCGGCAAGTATTTTTATAGaaagcaaaattttaaattacacaTGAAGCGGCATCTAGGGATTAAACCATTTCCGTGTAAGGTCTGTGACAAGGCGTTTTTAACGAAACAGAAGTTAGACGAGCATACTAACGGTCACACTGGAAACGCGCCTGTGAAATGTAACCTTTGCAATGAAACGTTCCGTAGATATTCAAATCTTACTCAGCACAAGAATAGACATCAtctgaatataaaaaagaaattgaaggaTTACATATGCCAATGCGGCGAGATTTTCCACACAAAGAAGAAATTGGCCTGGCATAAAGAAACGCACGATGAGAAGCCAAAGGCGTGTACATATTGTAATGAGAGATTCATTCACATGGCCAGCTTAACCCGACACATGCGTAGAGCTCACAACAGAAGATTTGTTCCAGATGCTCAAAGAGAGGGCGAGAATGTTGAATGTCCCATATGTAAGTGTATTTATTTACGATCTTCCTTGTCAGTGCATATGCGAGTTCATAACGGCGACAGACCATATGAATGCCAGGTTTGCTCTAAGGCATTCAGTACTAAGTGGAACTTACAATTGCACAAATGGACTCACGCTGCCCGTAGTAGCAAACCTTTCAAGTGTAATCAGTGTAGTGCTGCGTTTTACCGGCACAGCGATTATACCGCTCACATGAATTCTCACAGGAACGTGCGTCCTTATACCTGTAACTATTGCGGAGCCCAATTCATAAGAAAATATAATTGTTTAAGGCATGTCAAAGAGCACGAAGAGAACAAAGCGTACACGTGCGATGTATGCAACAAAACTTTCCACAGATCGTATTATCTGAAAGAACACTTGCGAGTACATTCAGGCGCCAGACCATACACATGTCATATTTGTGGAAAATCTAGCGGTACAAAATCTAATCATAATAAACATGTCAGAATTCATCATGCGCGAGAACCTATAAATACCGAGAATTAA